GATATAGAGGAGGTAATAATTAGAGGATATAATATGcaatttaacaaattaaattgaaatgCTTTTATCCATCCTTTTAAATCTGTTCATGGTACGAACACGTGGTGCTTCAACATTGTTTGAACTCGTCGGACGCAGAATAAATCGTTCTTCTTCGAAACTGAACTCTCTTTCACCCATACAAATGTGAATTCACCTGTAACCTCACTGGTGTGTCACTCGCATTTCCACAACCATGGCTTCTCGAAGGTTCTTCTCCTCCATGCTCCGCTCATCCATACGTCACTCTTCAACTAAATCCTCACTCACAAGTTCTATTCATCGCTCCTCCCCTGCAGGCCACCTTCTCCACCGCGCCGTGAAATACGCCACCGCTGCGGCCGCGAAGGAAGTGCCGGCGCCTCAGAAGAAACCGACGACGATTAAGGAAACCGGCGGCAAGATCACCGATGAGTACACCGGCGCCGGTGCACTTGGGAGCGTATGTCAGGTGATCGGGGCTGTTGTGGATGTTCGGTTTGATGAAGGACTGCCACCGATTTTGACGGCTTTAGAGGTGTTGGATCATGATATTAGGGTGGTACTTGAAGTTGCTCAACATATGGGAGAAAATATGGTTAGGACTATTGCTATGGATGGAACTGAAGGACTTGTGCGTGGTCAAAGAGTGCTCAATACTGGCTCCCCTATTAGAGTAAGCTTGACATTGCATTCTATTTACATGCTGCATTTAGTGGCGCAACCAGGATTTCTAGTAAGGGTTCAAAATATAACGATGTAAACATAGGAAGAAATCCAGGGGTTCAATATTTACTGCATatacataagaaaataaaattgatcttatatatataacttttcaatttctttcttttccacaTGGCGTTTATTTGATTTCAGAAATTCAGTGTCTTTTTCTCTGaattatatatgtttgctaGTTTGGCGCGCTCATAGTCCTTCTAAGTTCTAATCTTGGTTATAAAATGGCAGGTGCCTGTTGGCAGGGCTACACTTGGTCGTATCATAAATGTCATTGGAGAGCCCATTGATGAAAGGGGTGATCTAAGTAAGAATCTGGGCATTAgctaaaataatttgttttcctGTTAATGGCAGTAATATGTGATATGTTGCTTTGCTTTTTCCAATTTTATATTTCGTGTTCATTTGGATGAGcctttacttttttatattgtCTTTCGTTTTTTATAATTGCTTTATTGAGATGCTGCGGATCTACAGAAACGGAACATTATCTCCCAATTCATCGTGAAGCTCCATCTTTTGTTGAGCAAGCAACAGAACAGCAGATTCTTGTGACTGGAATCAAGGTGCGTGATACTTATTTTGTACACTAGGACCTGAGCACATCGCAATCTTCATCTGTCCTCATCTATATAGTTTTGGTGGAAGCAAAACAGGAATAGCAAATATTTGATTAGCATGTGCAACTTACTAAATGCTGTTGGAAGACGATATACAAATCACCCTGAATGCATAAATCATGTGTTGTCTACTTGGTGTGCATCCTGTATGACTTTGCTGCTTTTGATGACAGGTGGTAGATCTACTTGCTCCGTATCAAAGAGGTGGAAAGATTGGACTTTTTGGTGGTGCAGGTGTTGGAAAGACGGTGCTTATTATGGAGCTTATTAACAATGTTGCAAAGGCCCATGGTTTGTTACTAGTTGTACTAGGagtaaaaaagaattttcatgTATTCTCTTTCTTTGAGtcaatttaattttgtattcttttctCGTCTCAGGTGGTTTCTCAGTGTTTGCTGGTGTTGGTGAACGTACTCGGGAGGGTAATGATTTGTACAGAGAAATGATTGAGAGTGGTGTTATTAAGCTTGGTGAAAAGCAGGTCTCTGTAGATAACATTTGCTTTTCAATATATAGTGCAGACATTTCTTGCAATTGGCTGATTTTGCATGTATATTTATCTGCAGGGTGAAAGCAAATGTGCTTTGGTATATGGTCAAATGAATGAACCTCCTGGTGCTCGTGCTCGTGTTGGGCTCACTGGGCTGACAGTTGCCGAACACTTCCGAGATGCTGAAGGGCAAGATGTGCTCCTTTTCATCGATAATATTTTTCGCTTCACTCAAGTGAGCTATCTTTTCAAATACCTTAACtagtatattttactttttcaattGCTTAAACTTGGTGAAATGATTTCTGATTCTCTACCTCTTTCTCTGGGACTGCTCTAGGCCAACTCTGAGGTGTCTGCTTTGCTTGGTCGTATCCCCTCTGCAGTCGGTTACCAGCCAACTTTAGCTACAGATCTTGGAGGACTTCAAGAAAGGATTACTACAACCAAGAAGGGGTCTATCACATCAGTCCAAGCTATCTATGTGCCTGCTGATGATTTGACTGATCCAGCACCTGCTACCACCTTTGCTCACCTTGATGCTACAACTGTGTTGTCTCGGCAGGTTAGTTTGTTAAGTATATTGGTATTTGGTAGTATAGTATGTTTCAGAAAAACACTTTCCACGCTATTTTTATTAACATCATCATTATCTCCCTATGCAGATTTCTGAGCTTGGTATTTATCCTGCTGTGGATCCTTTAGATTCTACGTCCCGTATGCTTTCTCCTCATATCCTAGGTGAAGATCATTACAACACTGCACGAGGTGTACAAAAGGTTCTCCAGAACTACAAGAATCTCCAGGATATTATTGCCATTCTGGGAATGGATGAATTGAGTGAAGATGACAAATTAACTGTTGCTCGTGCCCGTAAAATTCAGAGGTTCTTGAGTCAGCCTTTCCACGTTGCAGAAGTATTTACTGGTGCCCCTGGAAAGTATGTAGAGTTGAAAGAGAGCATCCAAAGTTTTCAGGTAACCAGGAGCTACTTTCTTTCTGAGTCACTGCTCACCTCATCTGCTCAGCTTCATTGAGCAGAAATTCTTTCTGTATGTAGTTTTAAACTTCTTTCATTTGGATTTTCATTCTGAGCAGGGTGTCCTGGACGGTAAATATGATGACCTATCGGAGCAATCGTTTTATCTGGTTGGGGGTATAGAAGAAGTCATTGCTAAGGCTGAGAAGATAGCAAAGGAGTCAGCTAGTTGATTATTCAACTGCAATTTCTTGTTtctgtttgttttgtttttcctaTATGGATAGATAGCTCATGAAATAGCAGAGAGACTGGAGATGCTCAAACGGCCTTTTAGTTCTTATAAGTTAGTCTACACTCTACACTACGCATtgattttcttctcttctccttgtaGTTTTCTAGCTAAGTTGATTAAAATGAGTTACAGGATGTCAGAAGGTCATTGCTTCTTTTCGTGTTTCTCTTCAATACAATAGATCAATTTGTGTTTACCTTTCCACCTGCTGAATAATGCTCTTGAAACATCTATAATCTAATGTACGAAGTCTGAAACCTGTAGCATTTGATCCAACTGTTTAGGATTGTACGAACCCAAAATTTGCAGGAATTTACTTAATAACAGAGCTTTGGTAGAAAAATCAAGTCAATATATGGTTTCCATGTCCTTTTTTATCACAGTTTCTCCAATCATTACATACTCAGTTTGGTCATGAGCATCCTGTGGCAGTGTATCAGTTTTCTGTTTTTAATTCCAGAAGAGTGGGAATTAccatataaaattttcaattcaacAAGGGATTATCTTCCTTCATTATACAGTGAAACAAAGGAGATCCTGTGAGTTTAACTGAGCTCGTTGTTTTCAGCTTGAACAATTTATTCGTATGCAGGAAACAATTAAAATGCACACATAAAACAAGATCACACTCTGCAAACAGGTGAACAATAACAAAGTTTGGAAGCACGTGATAAGTTTTAAGAACCAAGCTAGGATCCTGGTTTGGATGTTTCGGTTTTACGCTTGAGAAAGACAAAGTAGCTGGCATCTGTGCGATATTTATCATCGTTTAAAACTGGATGTGAGTCTAATTTTTCAGCGTAACGTTGAAACAATTCCTCAGTGATGTCTTTCCCGAAGTGTTGCTGAAATAGTTGCTCTGTTACTACTCGCACAGATAACACTGCAGTTTGGACATCAATTACAACTTGTCTCAGGGGAGTTGGCAGCTTCTCAAACCTTACGATGTCAAAGCATCCATGTGTCTTTATCAGTGTTTCCAATTCCATTGGAGATGTGTAATAGTATGGAAGGTTGAACGAATCCAACTTTTCTTCAGACATAATGCCCTGCATTGGATGTTACATCATTTCACATTTCAAGTTCCTGAGGAGTAGACAGGTGAAAACTGAGAATCAATTACTTACCATGTTGGCCATATCCTGTAGGCAAGATCCAAGAATGGTGAAATTGATTGCCATGGGAGAGTCAGAAGGAAGCACTCCATCAAGAATAGTAAGAGTAATGATGGCCATTAATCCTCCAGGAACAAGCTCTTGAGCCCTTGCATCCAAAAAGGCTTGTATATCTTTTCTGAACTGATTTGAATATGCTGCCTCTACTTCTTTTGCTGCTCCACTGCTACTGTAATGAATTCTCCCCTTGTTCCATGCTGCTGACTTTCTGTCTAACACTTCCTCTGGAATTCTTGACAGATACAGAAGTGACATCGAGCTGTGGGCAAAGTGGAGGAATGCCTTTGGAAATACTCGTCCATAGAAAGAACCTACACATAGTAGATTTATTAGTTGTTTGATTACCAGAAGAGCGTACTCAAACTTTACTCCTAACTAACATATTGTTCCCAATAGACCCTCGTTCAAAGGGGAAAATAGTCCAAAGTAGACTAAAAAAAGGAAGTAATAGAAGTACGAGAAACAGCACATAGTAACAGAACATAATCATGAATATATATACCTGGGATTCCTGTAGTGAAGTAGTTGGGTTCGTTGCCATGGATGTAATTGAATAGAGTATTGAAATCATTTTGGACTAAATCATTAAAGAAAACAAGGAATTCTGGTACTTGCAATTGAGGGTTTTCTTGGTCTTGTTCATTTGATTTATACTTAGTTTCCACTGCTTCAATGATATTTTGAACTGCAAGATAAGTGTTTCCCCCTACAGAGCATCCAAAATCTGCTACACAAAATGGGCTACAATCAGGGTTTATTATTCCCACATCAAGCTCCTGCTCAATCAACTCGGCCATTACTATCTTTGAATATCCCACCAACTGTTTCTGcagcaacaacaaaaaaatcaaatccaaaattAAGA
The Solanum stenotomum isolate F172 chromosome 12, ASM1918654v1, whole genome shotgun sequence DNA segment above includes these coding regions:
- the LOC125847576 gene encoding ATP synthase subunit beta, mitochondrial-like yields the protein MASRRFFSSMLRSSIRHSSTKSSLTSSIHRSSPAGHLLHRAVKYATAAAAKEVPAPQKKPTTIKETGGKITDEYTGAGALGSVCQVIGAVVDVRFDEGLPPILTALEVLDHDIRVVLEVAQHMGENMVRTIAMDGTEGLVRGQRVLNTGSPIRVPVGRATLGRIINVIGEPIDERGDLKTEHYLPIHREAPSFVEQATEQQILVTGIKVVDLLAPYQRGGKIGLFGGAGVGKTVLIMELINNVAKAHGGFSVFAGVGERTREGNDLYREMIESGVIKLGEKQGESKCALVYGQMNEPPGARARVGLTGLTVAEHFRDAEGQDVLLFIDNIFRFTQANSEVSALLGRIPSAVGYQPTLATDLGGLQERITTTKKGSITSVQAIYVPADDLTDPAPATTFAHLDATTVLSRQISELGIYPAVDPLDSTSRMLSPHILGEDHYNTARGVQKVLQNYKNLQDIIAILGMDELSEDDKLTVARARKIQRFLSQPFHVAEVFTGAPGKYVELKESIQSFQGVLDGKYDDLSEQSFYLVGGIEEVIAKAEKIAKESAS
- the LOC125847583 gene encoding loganic acid O-methyltransferase-like; the encoded protein is MDNQKIHMNGGDGPNSYANNSEYQKQLVGYSKIVMAELIEQELDVGIINPDCSPFCVADFGCSVGGNTYLAVQNIIEAVETKYKSNEQDQENPQLQVPEFLVFFNDLVQNDFNTLFNYIHGNEPNYFTTGIPGSFYGRVFPKAFLHFAHSSMSLLYLSRIPEEVLDRKSAAWNKGRIHYSSSGAAKEVEAAYSNQFRKDIQAFLDARAQELVPGGLMAIITLTILDGVLPSDSPMAINFTILGSCLQDMANMGIMSEEKLDSFNLPYYYTSPMELETLIKTHGCFDIVRFEKLPTPLRQVVIDVQTAVLSVRVVTEQLFQQHFGKDITEELFQRYAEKLDSHPVLNDDKYRTDASYFVFLKRKTETSKPGS